The Christiangramia salexigens genome includes the window TATGATATTGAAGTCAGAGTTTCCGGGATGCCTTATATACGCACCCTGAATTCCCAAAATATCATCGATGAGATAAGCCTCTTCATATTAGCGGCTTTAATTGTTACATCTATCATATTTTTTTTCTTTTTCAGATCGATCAGAGCTACCCTGATTTCTATGCTCACGGTTTGTATCGGGGTAATGTGGGCCTTTGGTGTGATCGGGCTTTTAAGATATGAGATCACGATCTTAACTGCACTTATACCGCCACTAATTATCGTGATTGGTATCCCTAACTGTATCTTCCTGATCAATAAATATCAGCAGGAAATAAAAAATCACGGGAATCAGGCGAAATCCCTCCAAAGAGTGATCACCAAAGTAGGTAACGCCACTCTTATGACCAATGTAACCACGGCTTCCGGCTTCGCCACATTTATATTAACCGATAGCCAGTTACTTCGAGAATTTGGTGTTGTAGCCTCCATAAATATTCTTGCAATTTTCATTTTGAGTTTATTGATCATACCAGTGATCTACAGCTACTTAAAGATTCCGCGAGACCGGCATCTTAAGCATTTAAACAAAAGATGGATAGGAGGTTTCGTGAACTGGATGGAGAATATGGTTCGCAATCACAGGATCGCCATATATATTTCTTCAATATTACTGCTTACAGCGAGTATCATTGGGATCTATACTATTAGAATTTCCGGAAGCATTCTGGAAGATATGCCTAAAAACACTCAGTTCTTTAAAGATGTAAAATTCTTTGAGAGGGAATTTGACGGGGTAATGCCATTAGAAATATTGGTAGACACAAAACGACCAAAAGGTGTTTTAAAACTGTCCACCTTAAAACGAATGGATAAACTGGAAAACTTTATTGATGATATCCCTGAGCTTTCCAAACCACTTTCAATCACCCGTCTGGTAAAATATTCCAAGCAGGCTTATTACAACGGCAACCCCAAATATTATCAATTGCCCTCTTCGCAGGAGCAGAACTTTATTATGCCTTACGCGAAGAATCTTGAGTCTCAGGGTAGCCTAATGTCCTCATATATCGATTCCACAGGACAGTATGCTCGTATCACAACCTTTATGCAGGATGTTGGCACAGAAAAGATGGAAGAAATTGAGGCCGATCTTATCCCACAAATTCAAAAGATCTTTCCAGAAGAACGATATGAGGTTGCTCTTACAGGGAAGGCTTTACTATTTCAGAAAGGGACAAATTATCTGGTTAGGAACTTAATCGTCTCGCTGGGACTTGCAATTTTATTGATAGCCGGTCTAATGGCCTGGATGTTCAGAAGTTTTAGAATGATCATAATCTCACTGGTCCCAAATTTACTTCCACTATTGGTTACCGCCGGAATGATGGGCTTTTTAGGTGTACCTATAAAACCTTCAACAATTCTGGTATTCAGTATCGCTTTCGGGATCTCTGTAGATGATACGATCCACTTCCTTGCTAAATACAGGCAGGAACTAAAAGCGAATAACTGGAAAATCAAACGTTCAGTTTATGCTGCACTGCGTGAAACCGGAGTAAGTATGTTCTATAC containing:
- a CDS encoding efflux RND transporter permease subunit, producing the protein MHKIFSFGFWNSIARLILRNRIVIIVLIAIITFLLSTQWKNMRFSYTEANLMPDDHPVNQSYNDFLDKFGEEGNLILLGVQDSALFTPEKFKAWNRLTTKLTSFPEVDHIISPASLKELKKFEDPKRFEMLPILESESPNASELKEFENKLFSGLPFYENLVYSSHSNTIQSALYLNKELVNTKARKIFVLEELDPLVKEFEEKYDIEVRVSGMPYIRTLNSQNIIDEISLFILAALIVTSIIFFFFFRSIRATLISMLTVCIGVMWAFGVIGLLRYEITILTALIPPLIIVIGIPNCIFLINKYQQEIKNHGNQAKSLQRVITKVGNATLMTNVTTASGFATFILTDSQLLREFGVVASINILAIFILSLLIIPVIYSYLKIPRDRHLKHLNKRWIGGFVNWMENMVRNHRIAIYISSILLLTASIIGIYTIRISGSILEDMPKNTQFFKDVKFFEREFDGVMPLEILVDTKRPKGVLKLSTLKRMDKLENFIDDIPELSKPLSITRLVKYSKQAYYNGNPKYYQLPSSQEQNFIMPYAKNLESQGSLMSSYIDSTGQYARITTFMQDVGTEKMEEIEADLIPQIQKIFPEERYEVALTGKALLFQKGTNYLVRNLIVSLGLAILLIAGLMAWMFRSFRMIIISLVPNLLPLLVTAGMMGFLGVPIKPSTILVFSIAFGISVDDTIHFLAKYRQELKANNWKIKRSVYAALRETGVSMFYTSIVLFFGFSVFMISSFGGTVALGGLVSATLLFAMLANLLLLPSLLLSLERNIANKKVLKEPAMRIIETDEDDLELDSDNKKN